Proteins encoded together in one Solanum lycopersicum chromosome 7, SLM_r2.1 window:
- the LOC101263624 gene encoding uncharacterized protein — protein sequence MDVIGPIEPAASNGHRFILVATDNFTKWVEEAAYKSVTKKVVADFFWNNLICSSEYQSPPLLIMAANKNIKKILRKLIDNHRGWHEMLPYALFGYQKTIKKLIGSTPYLLVYGTEEVIPVEVEIPSLRIIQEADPSNVEWVKKRIDQFTLIDERRMVVIFHGYLY from the exons atggatgtcatcggtccgATAGAGCCAGCCGCTTCCAATGGACATAGATTTATTTTGGTTGCAACTGACAacttcaccaagtgggtggaagaaGCTGCGTACAAGTCAGTGACCAAGAAAGTTGTAGCTGATTTTTTTTGGAACAATCTGATATGCAGTTCAGAGTACCAGAGTCCACCATTACTGATAATG GCTGccaacaagaacatcaagaagattttGAGGAAATTGATTGACAATCACCGAGGTTGGCATGAGATGTTGCCATATGCTTTGTTTGGTTATCAAAAAACCATCAAAAAATTGATTGGATCCactccatacttgctagtgTATGGTACAGAAGAAGTCATACCTGTTGAAGTTGAGATACCTTCCCTaagaatcatccaagaagctgatCCGAGTAATGTTGAATGGGTCAAAAAGCGGATTGATCAATTTACTTTGATTGACGAGAGGAGAATGGTTGTAATTTTTCATGGTTACCTATATTGA